From a single Raphanus sativus cultivar WK10039 chromosome 3, ASM80110v3, whole genome shotgun sequence genomic region:
- the LOC108844528 gene encoding AT-hook motif nuclear-localized protein 17, which produces MKGEGNEMFPKLPQNHSLSSHFNLPATITVDDSSIEVVRRPRGRPPGSKNKPKPQVYVTRDTEPPMSPYILEVPSGNDVVEAINRFCRRKSIGVCVLSGSGSVANVTIRQPSPAAPGSTITFHGKFDLLSVSATFLPPPPRTSLSPPVANFFTVSLAGPQGQIIGGFVAGPLISAGTVYVIAASFNNPSYHRLPAEEEHRHSVSARKGEGDGQSPPVSGGGGEAEHVAVRGEESCGVSMYSCHMGTHGSDVIWAPTARAPPPY; this is translated from the coding sequence atgaaaggtGAAGGTAACGAGATGTTCCCGAAGCTCCCTCAAAACCACTCACTCTCCTCTCACTTCAACCTCCCAGCAACCATTACCGTCGATGACTCCTCCATCGAAGTCGTCCGTCGCCCACGTGGCAGACCACCAGGTtccaaaaacaaaccaaaaccaCAAGTTTACGTCACACGCGACACCGAGCCTCCTATGAGTCCTTACATCCTCGAAGTACCTTCCGGAAACGACGTCGTCGAAGCCATCAACCGCTTCTGCCGCAGAAAATCCATCGGCGTTTGCGTTCTCAGCGGCTCTGGCTCCGTCGCCAACGTCACCATACGTCAGCCTTCTCCCGCAGCTCCTGGCTCAACTATAACTTTCCACGGAAAGTTCGATCTCCTCTCCGTCTCCGCCACTTTCCTCCCTCCCCCGCCTCGTACCTCCTTGTCGCCTCCCGTCGCTAACTTCTTCACTGTCTCTCTTGCCGGACCCCAAGGACAGATTATCGGGGGGTTCGTCGCGGGTCCGCTGATTTCCGCTGGAACAGTTTACGTCATCGCCGCTAGCTTCAACAACCCGTCGTATCACCGGTTACCGGCTGAGGAAGAGCATAGGCACTCGGTTTCGGCAAGGAAAGGAGAAGGGGACGGCCAATCTCCGCCGGTATCTGGAGGCGGTGGAGAGGCAGAGCACGTGGCGGTTAGAGGAGAAGAGTCTTGCGGGGTATCCATGTACAGTTGCCACATGGGTACCCATGGATCTGATGTTATCTGGGCCCCAACCGCAAGGGCTCCACCGCCTTACTGA
- the LOC108845072 gene encoding uncharacterized protein LOC108845072, protein MDLLAHRDPGIPLPDQNLYKAIWFNPSDFGSFAEAFLRSSETTNLQPLGVSDNLFPWICWRVWTARNYKVFENRVSSPAGILSKSIRNAKEWCMAQSPPPTATAPQRLALPPALTSTSVIGYIDAVWQAGSNIAGCGWVFKDHHDECLQQGTKIFNHISSALMAEALAVRSALLNAFEAGFS, encoded by the exons ATGGACCTATTGGCACACAGAGATCCTGGAATTCCCCTGCCCGATCAGAACCTCTACAAGGCAATCTGG TTTAACCCCTCGGATTTTGGTTCCTTTGCGGAAGCGTTCCTACGGTCGTCAGAAACCACAAACCTCCAACCATTAGGAGTGTCAGATAATCTATTTCCTTGGATTTGTTGGAGAGTCTGGACAGCAAGAAACTACAAAGTCTTTGAGAACAGAGTTTCCTCGCCTGCTGGGATCCTCTCGAAATCCATCCGAAATGCAAAAGAATGGTGTATGGCTCAATCACCTCCACCTACAGCTACTGCTCCTCAACGTCTGGCGCTTCCCCCTGCTCTGACCTCCACAAGTGTTATTGGATACATTGACGCAGTGTGGCAGGCTGGCTCAAACATAGCAGGATGTGGGTGGGTTTTCAAGGATCACCACGATGAATGCCTGCAACAGGGAACTAAGATCTTCAATCACATATCTTCAGCCTTGATGGCCGAAGCGCTTGCAGTCAGGTCAGCTCTTCTCAACGCCTTCGAAGCGGGTTTCTCCTGA